One Antarctobacter heliothermus DNA segment encodes these proteins:
- a CDS encoding serine aminopeptidase domain-containing protein translates to MTPFLFGTPERRLFGVYHPAFTSRATVRAAVLCYPWGHEYIYAHRSMVKLASVLAENGYHVLRFDYFGTGDSAGDAVEVSLDGCREDILTAAEELMDMSGGESVSLIGLRLGASLAAEVAVEDRGLIDRLVLWDPVVCGPEYVAALYHSAANMPIGKAPPPKRPVELGGGHEICGFPLTDSQRDQISRVELVPLIPRLPRRTVTMVTRPIPSHEQFRAALGDGHAADKSFISVPDHPAWHENWPLDAGTMPVDVINRIKEWMT, encoded by the coding sequence ATGACGCCGTTCCTTTTTGGCACGCCCGAACGACGCCTCTTCGGGGTATATCATCCGGCGTTCACCTCACGGGCGACCGTTCGGGCGGCCGTGCTGTGTTATCCTTGGGGGCACGAGTACATCTACGCCCACCGTTCGATGGTGAAGCTGGCCTCGGTGCTGGCCGAGAACGGATACCACGTCCTGCGCTTCGACTATTTCGGCACCGGCGACTCGGCGGGGGATGCCGTCGAGGTGTCGTTGGACGGTTGCCGCGAGGACATCCTCACTGCGGCCGAAGAGTTGATGGATATGAGCGGCGGGGAAAGCGTGTCGCTGATCGGTCTGCGGTTGGGGGCGTCGCTCGCCGCCGAGGTCGCGGTCGAGGACCGGGGCCTGATTGACCGGCTGGTGTTGTGGGACCCGGTGGTCTGCGGGCCGGAGTATGTCGCGGCGCTCTACCACAGCGCCGCGAATATGCCGATCGGCAAGGCACCACCGCCCAAGCGGCCTGTGGAATTGGGGGGTGGGCATGAAATCTGCGGCTTTCCACTGACAGATTCGCAGCGCGACCAGATCAGCCGGGTCGAACTGGTTCCGCTTATCCCGCGGCTGCCGCGCCGGACGGTGACGATGGTCACCCGGCCTATCCCCTCGCATGAGCAGTTCCGCGCGGCCCTGGGAGATGGTCATGCTGCCGACAAGAGCTTTATCAGCGTTCCGGATCATCCCGCCTGGCACGAGAACTGGCCGCTCGACGCGGGCACCATGCCGGTCGACGTGATCAACCGGATCAAGGAGTGGATGACATGA
- a CDS encoding alpha/beta fold hydrolase, with product MNPDADSPAGNQTTEQVVLFGAQASLCGLLVRPVTTPVRPPIILLNTGIIHRVGHHRMNVTIARLYASKGHPVVRFDFGGIGDSPVQSETLAPLDANLASITDVCDWLETNLGQSGFILMGLCSGADHSIIHASRDRRIAGVVLVDPSIPRTFLFFVKNVARVLSRRTVWVNLATGRGNTWARIRRLMGRSADGSGQQKRKEPFARPDMENPEVIAFLEKTYQDAVNNGARILAIFTGGHDFQHNYRRQLVDALPRVEFRDRLDLHFYADCDHTFTYERHRKRLLVELDRWMDKLLLEQEKVKRARRELG from the coding sequence ATGAACCCGGATGCGGACAGCCCGGCCGGCAATCAGACGACGGAACAGGTTGTGCTGTTCGGTGCGCAGGCGTCGCTATGCGGGCTGCTGGTGCGGCCGGTGACGACTCCGGTCCGTCCGCCGATCATCCTGCTCAATACCGGCATCATCCACCGGGTCGGCCATCACCGCATGAACGTGACCATTGCGCGACTCTACGCGTCGAAGGGACACCCGGTCGTGCGCTTCGATTTCGGCGGCATCGGCGACAGTCCGGTGCAGAGCGAGACACTGGCGCCACTGGACGCCAACCTCGCCAGCATCACCGATGTCTGCGACTGGCTCGAGACCAACCTTGGCCAGTCCGGCTTTATCCTGATGGGCCTGTGTTCCGGTGCCGATCACTCGATCATCCACGCGTCGCGTGATCGGCGGATCGCGGGCGTCGTGCTGGTCGATCCCTCGATCCCGCGCACTTTCCTGTTCTTCGTCAAGAACGTTGCCCGCGTTCTGTCGCGGCGCACAGTCTGGGTCAACCTGGCCACCGGTCGCGGGAACACATGGGCGCGGATCCGTCGACTTATGGGGCGGTCTGCCGACGGCAGCGGCCAGCAAAAACGCAAGGAGCCGTTCGCCCGCCCCGACATGGAAAATCCCGAGGTGATCGCGTTTCTGGAAAAGACGTACCAGGACGCCGTGAACAACGGCGCGCGCATTCTCGCGATCTTCACCGGTGGTCATGACTTCCAGCACAATTACCGAAGACAGCTTGTGGACGCACTGCCACGCGTTGAATTCCGCGATCGGCTCGATCTGCATTTCTACGCGGATTGCGACCACACCTTCACCTACGAACGGCATCGGAAACGCCTGCTGGTAGAACTCGACCGCTGGATGGACAAGCTGTTGTTGGAGCAGGAAAAAGTGAAAAGGGCGCGGCGCGAGCTTGGCTGA
- a CDS encoding non-ribosomal peptide synthetase, which produces MTPAELLREVRSRGGQITTQGEDLRVTGRVGSLPEDLRNEIRLRKSGIIELLQREDGAAPTLLPKDGKLPVSHFQERLWIIQKLDPKATEYNLVTVWPFGTRLEPDALEAAVKHVVTRHGVLRTSFRETPTGPVAIMLEPDLVPVESLDLEDLNDAARKAAVDEAIRRETARPFDLENGAPARFTVLGFGADGAALMVAAHHIAIDHWSLSLLREEILAAAAEGTDYVARAPQLEYPDYAGWQRQQMDPARLAPHLDWWEETLRGHPDLCAFNADLIPKLGWDGTSESFEWDAEFSEKLNAFCQSQHVTLYMALLAASALALHRETGLEDIVLGSPVALREKPEFERMIGPFVNTQVLRMGLTPRTPFVDLLATARQSLLDSHPHSHVPFEMVVERAMPARRLNRSPLFQFAVVLQSAAGAPSEPIYGGGAIHDMTWFVRQSEGRIMGAIEYRTDIYLPETVKRLLARLEAILRHAVDHPETPVADFPLLSDQERDTLLSEFVPAPVEIEPAPWPKQVARQAQATPEAVAIRTGDHELSYAGLNTRANRLAHHLASREIGQGAVVGLCLDRSADLITAMLAVHKAGAAYVPLDPGFPPDRLAYILRDSGASAVLTGGDAARSLDMPDGVAEVDVAQALSHAAPLPESDPEVAIAPSDRSHLIYTSGSTGRPKGVDVTHGALSNLLEALRREPGMSASDVVAATTTVSFDIAAVELQLPLTVGARIEMLDREVATNGEALADALRDSDVTVLQATPSAWRLLLEADWAGSQDLLAISGGEALTRDLADALLERVGRLWNGYGPSETTIYSTGCWIDADGQAVSIGRPVANTRVYLLDEAGALVPIGMQGEIWIGGAGVATGYVGLPEQTQDRFLPDPFDPKPGARCYRTGDIGRWSADGRLFHLGRGDHQVKIRGVRIELGEVEAALLGIEQIRQAAVVVEEAGPDDLRLVAYVVYEPGSNMTVSQVRRSLRATLPRLMVPSVIMDLPTLPRTPNGKLDRKALPKPFERGRQREAVTTPPRPGIETTLAAIWREVLKVDNIGAESNFFELGGHSLLTLRVAKQVETQMGVPLDPRVFFFNNLRQIAAVLSQQVGPKNVK; this is translated from the coding sequence GTGACCCCGGCGGAACTGCTCAGGGAAGTCCGCTCGCGCGGTGGACAGATCACGACGCAGGGCGAAGACCTGCGCGTGACCGGCCGGGTCGGTAGCCTGCCTGAGGACCTGCGCAACGAGATCCGCCTGCGCAAGTCCGGGATCATCGAGCTTTTGCAGCGCGAGGACGGCGCCGCGCCGACTCTCTTGCCAAAAGACGGGAAGTTGCCGGTGTCGCATTTCCAGGAACGGCTCTGGATCATCCAGAAGCTGGACCCGAAGGCGACGGAGTACAACCTCGTGACGGTCTGGCCCTTCGGCACAAGGCTGGAGCCGGACGCGTTGGAAGCCGCCGTGAAACACGTCGTCACGCGGCATGGCGTGCTGCGGACCTCCTTCCGCGAGACTCCGACCGGGCCGGTGGCCATCATGTTGGAACCCGACCTCGTGCCGGTCGAGTCCCTGGACCTGGAGGACCTGAACGACGCCGCGCGGAAAGCCGCAGTGGACGAGGCGATCAGGCGCGAAACAGCGCGCCCCTTTGATCTGGAAAACGGCGCGCCGGCGCGTTTCACCGTGTTGGGGTTCGGGGCGGACGGGGCGGCGCTGATGGTCGCCGCGCATCACATCGCCATCGACCACTGGTCGCTGTCGTTGCTGCGCGAGGAGATTCTGGCGGCGGCGGCGGAGGGGACGGATTACGTCGCCCGCGCGCCGCAGTTGGAATATCCCGACTATGCGGGCTGGCAGCGGCAGCAGATGGACCCGGCGCGGCTGGCGCCGCATCTGGACTGGTGGGAGGAGACGCTGCGCGGGCATCCCGATCTCTGCGCGTTCAACGCCGATCTCATTCCCAAACTTGGATGGGACGGCACCAGCGAGTCCTTTGAGTGGGATGCCGAGTTCTCGGAGAAACTGAACGCATTCTGCCAGTCCCAGCATGTCACGCTCTACATGGCGCTTCTGGCAGCGTCGGCGCTGGCGCTGCATCGGGAGACCGGGCTCGAGGACATCGTCCTCGGCAGTCCGGTCGCGCTGCGCGAGAAGCCGGAATTTGAGCGGATGATCGGGCCCTTCGTCAATACGCAGGTTCTGCGGATGGGACTGACGCCTCGAACGCCTTTTGTCGACCTGCTGGCAACCGCCCGGCAGAGCCTGCTGGACAGCCATCCCCACAGCCATGTGCCCTTCGAGATGGTCGTGGAACGCGCAATGCCGGCGCGGCGGCTGAACCGGTCGCCCCTGTTCCAGTTCGCCGTGGTGCTGCAAAGCGCGGCCGGAGCGCCGAGCGAGCCGATCTACGGCGGTGGTGCCATCCATGACATGACCTGGTTCGTCCGCCAGTCCGAGGGCCGGATCATGGGCGCGATCGAGTATCGGACAGACATCTATTTGCCCGAGACGGTGAAGCGGCTGCTGGCCCGGCTGGAGGCGATCCTGCGCCACGCGGTCGATCACCCGGAAACGCCGGTCGCCGATTTCCCGCTGCTGTCGGACCAGGAACGCGACACGCTGCTATCCGAGTTCGTGCCGGCACCGGTAGAAATCGAGCCCGCGCCCTGGCCAAAACAGGTCGCGCGGCAAGCGCAGGCAACACCCGAGGCGGTCGCGATCCGCACCGGCGATCATGAGCTGAGCTATGCCGGTCTGAACACCCGCGCCAACCGGTTGGCGCATCATCTGGCGTCGCGGGAGATCGGGCAGGGCGCGGTGGTCGGGCTGTGCCTCGACCGGTCGGCCGATCTGATCACGGCGATGCTGGCGGTGCACAAGGCAGGGGCGGCCTATGTGCCGCTCGATCCGGGATTTCCGCCGGATCGCCTCGCCTACATCCTGCGCGATAGCGGTGCCAGCGCCGTCCTGACCGGCGGCGACGCCGCGCGGTCCCTGGACATGCCAGATGGGGTGGCGGAAGTCGACGTCGCGCAGGCGCTGTCCCATGCCGCACCGCTGCCCGAGAGCGATCCCGAGGTGGCAATCGCACCATCGGACAGGTCCCATCTGATCTACACGTCCGGCTCTACCGGTCGGCCGAAGGGCGTGGATGTCACCCACGGTGCGCTGTCCAACCTGCTGGAGGCGCTGCGCCGCGAACCGGGTATGTCGGCCAGCGACGTGGTTGCCGCGACGACGACCGTGTCCTTCGATATCGCGGCGGTGGAGCTGCAACTGCCGCTGACAGTAGGCGCCCGGATCGAGATGCTGGACCGCGAGGTCGCGACCAACGGCGAGGCTCTGGCCGATGCGCTGCGCGACAGCGACGTGACCGTCCTGCAGGCCACCCCCTCCGCCTGGCGCCTGCTGCTCGAAGCCGACTGGGCGGGCAGCCAGGACCTGCTGGCGATCTCCGGCGGAGAGGCGCTGACCCGCGACCTCGCGGATGCGCTGCTGGAACGGGTGGGGCGCTTGTGGAACGGTTACGGTCCCAGCGAGACCACGATTTATTCCACCGGCTGCTGGATCGACGCCGATGGCCAGGCGGTCAGCATCGGCCGCCCGGTGGCCAACACGCGTGTCTACCTGCTGGACGAGGCGGGCGCACTGGTTCCCATCGGGATGCAGGGCGAGATTTGGATCGGCGGCGCGGGCGTGGCCACAGGATATGTCGGCCTGCCGGAGCAGACGCAGGACCGCTTTCTACCCGACCCGTTCGACCCGAAACCGGGCGCGAGGTGTTACCGAACCGGCGATATCGGGCGCTGGTCGGCGGATGGGCGGCTGTTTCACCTGGGGCGCGGCGACCACCAGGTCAAGATCCGCGGCGTGCGGATCGAACTGGGCGAGGTCGAGGCGGCGCTTCTGGGCATAGAACAGATCCGGCAGGCAGCCGTCGTCGTCGAGGAGGCCGGGCCCGACGACCTGCGGTTGGTCGCCTATGTGGTCTACGAGCCGGGCAGCAACATGACGGTCAGCCAGGTCCGGCGGAGCCTGCGCGCGACCCTGCCGCGCCTCATGGTGCCCTCGGTGATCATGGACCTGCCCACGCTGCCGCGTACGCCCAACGGCAAGCTCGACCGTAAGGCACTGCCGAAACCGTTCGAACGGGGCCGGCAGCGCGAAGCTGTGACAACACCGCCGCGTCCCGGTATCGAGACAACGCTTGCCGCGATCTGGCGTGAGGTGCTGAAGGTCGACAATATCGGGGCAGAAAGCAATTTCTTCGAACTGGGAGGGCATTCGCTGCTGACGCTGCGGGTGGCGAAACAGGTTGAGACGCAGATGGGTGTACCCCTTGATCCCCGCGTATTTTTCTTCAACAATCTTCGGCAGATCGCCGCAGTCCTGTCACAACAGGTGGGACCGAAAAACGTGAAGTGA
- a CDS encoding type I polyketide synthase, producing the protein MAMFEQSSSDTEGFPPHAIAIIGMAGRFPDAPDLDVFWANIRDGVESLRDYSDEEMAAAGVPPELRRNPNFVPRGTTLDGSDQFDAEFFQMSPGEAKIIDPQQRLFLECAWEAMEHAGYAPGRIEVPVGLYAGVSMNTYLLAHVLGNRALAESAGGYQLMLGNDKDFLCTRVSYKLDLKGPSVTVQTACSTSLVAVEMACRALIRGECDVAMAGGASINFPERTGYLYQEGMIFSPDGHCRPFDAAAKGTRAGAGIGLVVLKRLSAALREGDTIHAVIRGAAINNDGGAKAGYTAPSIDGQSEVIAMAQTLAGVEPRSIGYMEAHGTGTPLGDPIEIAALTRAFRDRTDDTGFCRLGALKANIGHLDAAAGVAGLIKSVLCLKNAWYPPLVNFREPNPQLSLESSPFVASAEGGAWQSEGPRRAAVSSFGIGGTNAHVILEEAPVPAPQPTSTGPQTLVLSARSEAALALAAARLGDALDAPDAPALPDVAHTLLNGRSAFRHRRFVVAEDGADAAAKLRRSARGTAQEGGARRVAFMFSGQGSQHHGMGGGLYDQNPAYRSAFDNCAEILAEPLGLDLRQAVLHDPSARLSETWLTQPALFATEYSLACMWADRGIRPTAMIGHSLGEYVAAHLSGVLTLEDALALVALRGRVMQEMPPGSMASIPMAVAELNSRLAGRAEIAAENAPDLSVVSGETEAVADLVAELEAEGLSARMLHTSHAFHSRMMEPALDRFAEAVAGIDLKEPAIPYVSNVTGTWITPQEAVSPDYYARHLRRSVRFGPGVQLLGSDPALFLLEVGPGTVLSSLAQVALPASRNRIASSLGHPGEQKSDEVAILEAGGRMWAAGVTIDRAGMTAQDGGQPRRVPLPAYPFDRERHWVDPVATEGAGGQAQGVAAGRAQDPFISVPGWSTAATVPERQVAGRWLAFVDSPEMSGALSRRMMQAGADEVVMILPGASPEVGSPSRVRPGNAQDILDVISAGDVPVAGVVMAWGLDRRTVSGRGCFDTMAALGQVAQSASLDAPVPVICLTTGACSVLGEPVANPDGVLVQGPMLALASEEPRLFFRHVDLAPEDVATDPEALADTIMEELRQDDPDPFCARRHGRRFHRRYDPVAAPKRAGSPLREGGVCLITGGLGGVGLTVARALAEAGPARLVLVGRTPVPSRDDWDEAIASGHVTAEALNEIAAIEAMGSEVMVAACDVADAAGVVRLADEVRARWGGIDAIIHAAGLPGSGAMTVRQTQRDMSATLAAKVDGTRMLARAFGDAPLDFVVLMSSINSIISAAGAVDYAAANAFLDAWAESAERPSAWRQVTVMNWDAWAEVGMAARRLKERPDPGLTPLDRKAAAGLLLDFACAPIGRVVVTTYDLPAAMLWARREGVMPGVDPAAQNMPGAPAEAAEEAGLVQRDNFRTEAEYVVASIWAGLLQVPLDGPDDDFFELGGHSLMATRFLAQLESATSVKLMLRDVFDGRTIGNIASLVDAANETGGGPDGGDEEFEEFVL; encoded by the coding sequence ATGGCAATGTTTGAACAGTCCAGCAGCGACACCGAAGGCTTTCCGCCGCACGCGATCGCCATCATCGGCATGGCGGGTCGGTTTCCCGACGCGCCCGATCTCGACGTGTTCTGGGCCAATATCCGCGACGGTGTCGAATCGCTGCGCGACTACTCGGACGAGGAAATGGCCGCCGCCGGCGTACCTCCGGAGTTGCGCAGGAACCCGAATTTCGTGCCGCGGGGCACGACGCTGGACGGCTCGGACCAGTTCGACGCGGAATTCTTCCAGATGTCGCCCGGCGAGGCGAAGATCATAGACCCGCAGCAGCGGCTGTTCCTGGAATGCGCCTGGGAGGCGATGGAGCACGCGGGCTACGCCCCCGGCCGGATCGAGGTGCCGGTCGGTCTCTATGCCGGGGTGAGCATGAACACCTACCTGCTGGCGCATGTACTCGGTAACCGCGCGCTGGCCGAATCCGCGGGCGGCTATCAGCTGATGCTGGGCAACGACAAGGATTTCCTCTGCACGCGGGTGTCGTACAAGCTGGACCTCAAGGGGCCCAGCGTGACGGTGCAGACCGCCTGCTCGACCTCTCTGGTGGCGGTGGAGATGGCCTGCCGGGCGCTGATCCGCGGCGAATGCGACGTGGCGATGGCCGGCGGCGCGTCGATCAACTTCCCCGAACGGACCGGCTACCTGTACCAAGAGGGCATGATCTTCTCGCCCGACGGACACTGCCGGCCCTTCGACGCGGCGGCCAAAGGCACCCGCGCCGGGGCAGGGATTGGGCTGGTGGTGCTGAAACGGCTGAGTGCGGCGCTGCGCGAGGGCGATACCATTCACGCGGTGATCCGCGGCGCGGCGATCAACAACGACGGCGGCGCCAAGGCGGGCTATACTGCGCCCAGCATCGACGGCCAGTCCGAGGTCATCGCCATGGCGCAGACCCTCGCCGGGGTGGAACCGCGCAGCATCGGTTACATGGAGGCGCATGGCACCGGCACGCCGCTGGGCGACCCAATCGAGATCGCGGCGCTGACGCGGGCCTTTCGCGACCGGACCGACGACACCGGCTTCTGCCGACTGGGCGCGCTGAAGGCCAATATCGGGCACCTGGACGCGGCTGCGGGCGTGGCCGGGCTGATCAAGTCGGTGCTCTGCCTGAAGAACGCGTGGTATCCGCCGCTGGTGAATTTTCGCGAACCCAATCCGCAGCTGTCGCTGGAGAGCAGCCCTTTCGTCGCCTCCGCCGAGGGTGGGGCATGGCAGTCTGAAGGCCCCCGACGCGCCGCAGTCAGTTCGTTCGGTATCGGCGGCACCAACGCGCATGTCATCCTAGAGGAGGCGCCCGTACCTGCTCCGCAGCCGACCTCCACCGGACCACAGACGCTGGTCCTGTCGGCGCGCAGCGAGGCGGCGCTGGCGCTGGCGGCGGCACGGCTGGGCGACGCGCTGGATGCGCCGGACGCCCCGGCGCTGCCCGACGTGGCGCACACCCTGCTGAATGGGCGCAGCGCGTTCCGCCATCGCCGCTTCGTGGTGGCGGAAGACGGGGCCGACGCGGCGGCAAAGCTGCGCAGGTCGGCCCGAGGCACGGCGCAGGAGGGTGGCGCACGGCGCGTGGCCTTTATGTTCAGCGGGCAGGGCAGCCAGCATCACGGTATGGGAGGCGGCCTCTACGACCAGAACCCGGCCTACAGGTCGGCCTTCGACAACTGCGCCGAGATCCTGGCCGAACCGCTGGGACTCGACCTGCGGCAGGCGGTGTTGCACGACCCGTCTGCGCGGTTGTCGGAAACCTGGCTGACGCAGCCCGCGCTGTTCGCCACGGAATACTCGTTGGCGTGCATGTGGGCGGACCGGGGCATCCGGCCGACCGCGATGATCGGGCACAGCTTGGGCGAATATGTGGCCGCACATCTGTCTGGGGTTCTGACGTTGGAAGACGCGCTTGCCCTCGTGGCGTTGCGCGGGCGCGTGATGCAGGAGATGCCGCCGGGCAGCATGGCCTCAATTCCGATGGCGGTGGCCGAACTCAACAGCCGCCTCGCCGGGCGTGCCGAGATCGCGGCCGAGAACGCCCCGGACCTTAGCGTCGTCTCGGGCGAAACCGAGGCTGTCGCGGACCTGGTGGCCGAACTGGAGGCCGAGGGACTCTCGGCGCGGATGCTGCATACCTCGCACGCGTTCCATTCGCGGATGATGGAGCCGGCGCTCGATCGTTTCGCCGAGGCGGTGGCCGGGATCGACCTGAAGGAACCCGCGATCCCCTATGTCTCCAATGTCACTGGGACGTGGATCACGCCACAAGAAGCGGTCTCTCCCGACTATTACGCCCGGCATTTGCGTCGCTCGGTCCGGTTCGGGCCCGGCGTGCAACTTCTGGGCAGCGACCCCGCGTTGTTCCTGCTGGAGGTCGGGCCTGGGACCGTGCTGTCCTCGCTTGCGCAGGTGGCATTGCCCGCCTCGCGGAACCGAATCGCGTCCTCGCTGGGGCATCCTGGTGAGCAGAAGAGCGACGAGGTCGCGATTCTGGAGGCTGGCGGACGGATGTGGGCTGCAGGCGTGACGATCGACCGGGCGGGGATGACGGCACAGGACGGGGGGCAACCGCGGCGCGTGCCGTTGCCCGCATATCCATTCGACCGAGAGCGCCATTGGGTCGACCCGGTAGCCACGGAGGGGGCCGGCGGCCAAGCACAGGGCGTGGCGGCGGGCCGGGCGCAGGACCCGTTCATCAGCGTGCCCGGATGGAGCACCGCCGCGACCGTGCCGGAACGCCAGGTCGCGGGCCGCTGGCTTGCTTTCGTCGACAGCCCCGAGATGTCCGGCGCGTTGAGCCGACGCATGATGCAGGCCGGCGCTGACGAGGTCGTGATGATCCTGCCCGGCGCTTCCCCGGAGGTCGGGTCGCCGTCCCGCGTCCGCCCCGGCAATGCGCAGGACATATTGGACGTGATCAGCGCGGGCGATGTACCGGTCGCGGGAGTGGTCATGGCATGGGGACTGGACCGCAGGACGGTCAGCGGGCGGGGGTGTTTTGATACGATGGCGGCCCTGGGCCAGGTGGCCCAGAGCGCTTCGCTGGACGCGCCGGTGCCGGTGATCTGTCTTACGACCGGCGCCTGTTCCGTACTGGGTGAACCTGTCGCAAACCCCGATGGCGTGCTGGTGCAGGGACCGATGCTGGCGCTCGCCAGTGAGGAACCGCGCCTGTTCTTCCGCCATGTGGATCTGGCACCGGAAGACGTGGCGACCGACCCCGAGGCTCTGGCCGACACCATAATGGAAGAGCTGCGCCAAGACGATCCCGACCCCTTCTGCGCGCGCCGCCACGGGCGGCGGTTCCATCGCCGCTACGACCCGGTCGCCGCACCAAAGCGCGCGGGATCGCCGCTAAGGGAGGGCGGCGTCTGCCTGATCACGGGCGGTTTGGGCGGTGTCGGTCTGACCGTCGCCCGCGCGCTGGCCGAGGCCGGGCCCGCGCGTCTCGTGCTGGTTGGGCGGACCCCCGTGCCGTCGCGGGACGACTGGGACGAAGCGATCGCATCGGGACATGTGACGGCGGAGGCGCTCAACGAGATCGCCGCGATCGAGGCGATGGGCTCCGAGGTGATGGTGGCGGCCTGCGACGTCGCCGACGCCGCAGGCGTGGTGCGGCTGGCGGACGAGGTTCGCGCGCGCTGGGGCGGCATCGACGCCATCATCCATGCTGCGGGCCTGCCCGGTAGCGGTGCCATGACGGTACGACAAACGCAACGGGACATGTCCGCCACGCTGGCCGCCAAGGTGGACGGCACCCGCATGCTGGCGCGGGCATTTGGGGACGCACCGCTGGATTTCGTGGTGCTGATGAGTTCGATCAATTCCATAATCTCTGCCGCAGGCGCGGTCGACTACGCCGCGGCGAATGCCTTCCTCGACGCCTGGGCCGAAAGCGCGGAGCGGCCGTCCGCCTGGCGCCAGGTGACGGTGATGAACTGGGACGCCTGGGCCGAGGTCGGCATGGCGGCCCGGCGGCTCAAGGAGCGACCCGATCCGGGGCTGACGCCCCTCGACCGGAAAGCCGCCGCCGGTCTGCTGCTCGATTTCGCCTGCGCTCCGATCGGGCGGGTGGTGGTCACGACCTACGACCTGCCGGCGGCGATGCTCTGGGCTCGGCGCGAAGGCGTGATGCCGGGCGTCGATCCAGCCGCGCAAAACATGCCCGGCGCACCGGCCGAGGCCGCCGAAGAGGCTGGCCTCGTTCAGCGCGACAATTTCCGGACAGAGGCCGAATACGTTGTGGCCTCGATCTGGGCCGGCCTGCTGCAGGTGCCGCTGGACGGGCCGGACGACGATTTCTTTGAACTTGGGGGGCACTCGCTCATGGCAACACGGTTTCTTGCGCAACTGGAATCCGCGACCTCGGTAAAACTGATGCTGCGGGACGTCTTCGACGGCCGGACCATCGGCAATATCGCCTCGCTGGTGGACGCTGCCAACGAAACCGGCGGTGGCCCGGACGGCGGCGACGAGGAGTTTGAGGAGTTCGTGTTGTGA